In one window of Hevea brasiliensis isolate MT/VB/25A 57/8 chromosome 10, ASM3005281v1, whole genome shotgun sequence DNA:
- the LOC110643577 gene encoding uncharacterized protein LOC110643577 isoform X3, translated as MDEVMTVRDAVSSGSMAQTTSSFSSSSSLLPNNLPLLSAFLTCALAQFLKLFTNWFKEKRWDSKSMLGSGGMPSSHSATVTALALSIGLQEGTGSPAFAIAVVLACVVCAFFIISLLLVLGCIHYSFICAVAHPTFFLLVKSLY; from the exons ATGGATGAGGTGATGACAGTAAGAGATGCGGTGTCATCAGGAAGCATGGCTCAAACAACGTCATCATTTTCATCTTCATCATCACTGTTACCAAACAACCTCCCTCTCCTCTCTGCCTTCCTCACCTGTGCTCTTGCTCAGTTCCTCAAGCTCTTCACAAACTG GTTTAAAGAAAAGAGATGGGATTCTAAAAGTATGCTTGGTTCTGGTGGAATGCCATCTTCACATTCTGCCACTGTGACAGCTCTGGCATTGTCTATAGGCCTACAAGAAGGGACAGGATCACCAGCTTTTGCAATTGCAGTCGTCTTGGCCTGTGTTGTATGTGCCTTTTTCATTATTTCCCTCCTTTTGGTGTTGGGATGCATACATTATTCATTCATATGTGCTGTGGCTCACCCGACTTTTTTT CTGCTAGTTAAATCACTTTACTAG
- the LOC110643577 gene encoding uncharacterized protein LOC110643577 isoform X4, with product MLRFKEKRWDSKSMLGSGGMPSSHSATVTALALSIGLQEGTGSPAFAIAVVLACVVMYDASGVRLHAGRQAELLNQIVCEFPPEHPLSSVRPLRELLGHTPLQVVVGALVGCIVAYLMRNTD from the exons ATGCTCAGGTTTAAAGAAAAGAGATGGGATTCTAAAAGTATGCTTGGTTCTGGTGGAATGCCATCTTCACATTCTGCCACTGTGACAGCTCTGGCATTGTCTATAGGCCTACAAGAAGGGACAGGATCACCAGCTTTTGCAATTGCAGTCGTCTTGGCCTGTGTT GTGATGTATGACGCCTCAGGGGTCAGACTTCATGCTGGTCGGCAAGCTGAA TTGCTGAATCAAATTGTTTGTGAGTTTCCTCCAGAACATCCATTATCCAGTGTTAGACCTTTGCGTGAGTTACTTGGGCACACTCCACTTCAG GTGGTTGTTGGAGCTTTGGTGGGATGCATTGTAGCTTACCTGATGAGAAACACAGACTAG
- the LOC110643577 gene encoding uncharacterized protein LOC110643577 isoform X1 produces the protein MDEVMTVRDAVSSGSMAQTTSSFSSSSSLLPNNLPLLSAFLTCALAQFLKLFTNWFKEKRWDSKSMLGSGGMPSSHSATVTALALSIGLQEGTGSPAFAIAVVLACVVCAFFIISLLLVLGCIHYSFICAVAHPTFFVMYDASGVRLHAGRQAELLNQIVCEFPPEHPLSSVRPLRELLGHTPLQVVVGALVGCIVAYLMRNTD, from the exons ATGGATGAGGTGATGACAGTAAGAGATGCGGTGTCATCAGGAAGCATGGCTCAAACAACGTCATCATTTTCATCTTCATCATCACTGTTACCAAACAACCTCCCTCTCCTCTCTGCCTTCCTCACCTGTGCTCTTGCTCAGTTCCTCAAGCTCTTCACAAACTG GTTTAAAGAAAAGAGATGGGATTCTAAAAGTATGCTTGGTTCTGGTGGAATGCCATCTTCACATTCTGCCACTGTGACAGCTCTGGCATTGTCTATAGGCCTACAAGAAGGGACAGGATCACCAGCTTTTGCAATTGCAGTCGTCTTGGCCTGTGTTGTATGTGCCTTTTTCATTATTTCCCTCCTTTTGGTGTTGGGATGCATACATTATTCATTCATATGTGCTGTGGCTCACCCGACTTTTTTT GTGATGTATGACGCCTCAGGGGTCAGACTTCATGCTGGTCGGCAAGCTGAA TTGCTGAATCAAATTGTTTGTGAGTTTCCTCCAGAACATCCATTATCCAGTGTTAGACCTTTGCGTGAGTTACTTGGGCACACTCCACTTCAG GTGGTTGTTGGAGCTTTGGTGGGATGCATTGTAGCTTACCTGATGAGAAACACAGACTAG
- the LOC110643577 gene encoding uncharacterized protein LOC110643577 isoform X2: MDEVMTVRDAVSSGSMAQTTSSFSSSSSLLPNNLPLLSAFLTCALAQFLKLFTNWFKEKRWDSKSMLGSGGMPSSHSATVTALALSIGLQEGTGSPAFAIAVVLACVVMYDASGVRLHAGRQAELLNQIVCEFPPEHPLSSVRPLRELLGHTPLQVVVGALVGCIVAYLMRNTD; this comes from the exons ATGGATGAGGTGATGACAGTAAGAGATGCGGTGTCATCAGGAAGCATGGCTCAAACAACGTCATCATTTTCATCTTCATCATCACTGTTACCAAACAACCTCCCTCTCCTCTCTGCCTTCCTCACCTGTGCTCTTGCTCAGTTCCTCAAGCTCTTCACAAACTG GTTTAAAGAAAAGAGATGGGATTCTAAAAGTATGCTTGGTTCTGGTGGAATGCCATCTTCACATTCTGCCACTGTGACAGCTCTGGCATTGTCTATAGGCCTACAAGAAGGGACAGGATCACCAGCTTTTGCAATTGCAGTCGTCTTGGCCTGTGTT GTGATGTATGACGCCTCAGGGGTCAGACTTCATGCTGGTCGGCAAGCTGAA TTGCTGAATCAAATTGTTTGTGAGTTTCCTCCAGAACATCCATTATCCAGTGTTAGACCTTTGCGTGAGTTACTTGGGCACACTCCACTTCAG GTGGTTGTTGGAGCTTTGGTGGGATGCATTGTAGCTTACCTGATGAGAAACACAGACTAG
- the LOC131169338 gene encoding uncharacterized protein LOC131169338, with amino-acid sequence MRQTTIDENSPAKKELRERACVAIARWMYDVGIAFNAVNYDSFGEMIRAIGNYGREMKPPSFHEVRVRLLNKEVQIINDLLESHREEWKNYGCTLMCDGWTDRKGRTLINFLANSPKGSVFIKSVDASDESKTAALLASLIEKELIEIDPKKVVQVVTDNASNNVAAAHCIDLMLEDIFKIRVFKETFRKAVELTGFIYGSSEVLNMLQKFTNRVELLRPGQTRFATAFITLGRIHLQNANIRKMFTSESWTTSKWAKEVKGKKCEGTVLSPAFWNHVVYALKVSSPLVRVLRLVDNEKKPAM; translated from the exons ATGAGGCAAACTACCATTGATGAAAATAGTCCAGCTAAAAAGGAGTTAAGGGAGCGTGCTTGTGTTGCCATAGCACGATGGATGTATGATGTAGGAATAGCTTTTAATGCTGTGAATTATGATAGCTTTGGGGAAATGATTCGAGCAATTGGAAATTATGGGAGAGAAATGAAACCTCCAAGTTTTCATGAGGTTAGAGTTCGGTTACTTAACAAAGAAGTGCAAATCATAAATGATCTTCTCGAGTCTCATAGAGAAGAATGGAAAAATTATGGATGTACATTGATGTGTGATGGATGGACAGATAGAAAAGGGAGAACCTTGATTAATTTCTTGGCTAATAGTCCAAAGGGAAGTGTATTTATTAAATCAGTTGATGCAAGTGATGAATCAAAGACAGCAGCATTGTTGGCTAGTTTGATTGAGAAAGAATTGATAGAAATTGATCCCAAAAAAGTGGTTCAAGTTGTTACAGATAATGCATCAAATAATGTTGCAGcag CCCATTGTATAGATTTGATGTTGGAGGATATCTTTAAGATCCGTGTTTTCAAAGAAACATTCCGCAAAGCTGTTGAGCTTACTGGTTTCATATATGGCTCTTCAGAAGTTCTAAATATGTTGCAGAAGTTTACTAATAGAGTAGAATTGCTAAGGCCAGGGCAAACTAGATTTGCTACTGCTTTTATTACACTGGGAAGGATTCATCTTCAGAACGCCAACATTAGAAAAATGTTTACTTCGGAAAGTTGGACAACTAGTAAATGGGCTAAAGAGGTAAAAGGCAAAAAGTGTGAAGGGACGGTTTTGAGTCCTGCCTTCTGGAATCATGTTGTTTATGCTCTTAAGGTTTCCAGTCCTCTTGTTCGTGTGCTTCGACTTGTTGATAATGAAAAAAAACCAGCAATGTGA
- the LOC110643575 gene encoding uncharacterized protein LOC110643575, translating to MAFEIPYDQIRELQISLRKEAAVASYKPEDPQLPDLPLLQDAISDLDLSPPYVRCKHCQGRLLRGTNSVICVFCSRQQNNGVPPDPIKFTSTIGCRWFLQYLDLDGSELVARSIEANESNKGPNTPEIAFSLSDLLDLEIRWPSEPEEFESSVSENTPAQQLSTLSLAGVDLDNFFTEAKVDVNAVPTSTEEQFALKKHKDAAASNQGNFSLFENLKPSEEVPARPKEDESGESFSGWEADFQSAGSGTQQQESKLSDPFVGSAGIGTQQQESQLSDPFVRSSLVDLSSHMDDVFVHGGKDLIDNKTNEYTTSTSNMKDWLEGDLCSKSNTGVAVQDDQFEVSLNEKDHRTSGSTDNFSSLDIDWIPHTTNSGNMAADNRTVNEDDD from the exons ATGGCGTTCGAGATACCTTACGATCAAATAAGGGAACTCCAGATCTCACTTCGCAAGGAAGCCGCTGTCGCCTCTTACAAACCGGAAGACCCTCAACTTCCCGATTTACCCTTGCTCCAGGACGCAATTTCCGACCTCGACCTTTCTCCTCCGTACGTTCGATGCAAGCACTGCCAAGGCCGGCTTCTCAGAGGCACTAATTCCGTGATTTGCGTCTTCTGTAGTAGACAGCAGAACAATGGTGTTCCTCCTGATCCAATCAAGTTTACTTCTACTATTGGTTGCCGTTGGTTTCTTCAGTACCTCGACTTAGATGGATCG GAGCTTGTGGCACGATCAATTGAAGCAAATGAATCTAACAAAGGGCCAAATACACCAGAAATTGCGTTTTCCTTGTCTGATCTTTTAGATTTAGAAATAAGATGGCCTTCTGAGCCTGAGGAATTTGAGAGTAGTGTTTCTGAAAACACACCAGCTCAGCAGTTGAGTACTCTGAGTTTGGCAGGAGTTGATCTGGACAACTTTTTTACTGAAGCTAAGGTAGACGTAAACGCTGTTCCTACATCTACTGAGGAACAGTTTGCATTGAAAAAACATAAGGATGCTGCTGCAAGTAATCAGGGAAATTTTAGCCTGTTTGAGAATTTAAAGCCATCTGAGGAAGTTCCTGCAAGGCCTAAGGAAGATGAAAGTGGTGAATCCTTTTCTGGTTGGGAGGCTGATTTTCAATCTGCTGGTTCTGGAACTCAACAACAGGAATCCAAATTATCTGATCCTTTTGTGGGATCTGCTGGTATCGGAACTCAACAACAGGAATCCCAATTATCTGATCCTTTTGTGCGATCATCTTTAGTTGATCTTTCTTCCCACATGGATGATGTTTTTGTACACGGCGGAAAAGATTTAATTGACAATAAAACAAACGAATATACAACTTCTACATCCAACATGAAGGACTGGTTAGAAGGTGATCTATGTAGTAAATCCAATACTGGGGTAGCTGTCCAGGATGATCAGTTTGAAGTTTCCTTAAATGAAAAGGATCACAGAACATCAGGGAGCACAGATAATTTTTCTTCCTTGGATATTGATTGGATTCCACACACTACCAACAGTGGTAACATGGCAGCTGATAATAGAACTGTCAATGAAGATGATGATTAG